Proteins encoded by one window of Dialister pneumosintes:
- the folK gene encoding 2-amino-4-hydroxy-6-hydroxymethyldihydropteridine diphosphokinase, giving the protein MKELYISFGSNVGDSISIFRDAVNVLSKVSGLYIQKKSSLYETEPWGKIDQNKFLNAVIKVTYEGNVEHLLLELLKIEKLFGRKRIIHWGPRTLDLDLLYGENVVCQTALLQLPHPYFWDRLFVLIPLAEITPSFSYRNQLIMDRINELGNVGVIKKEGCIW; this is encoded by the coding sequence ATGAAAGAACTTTATATTTCTTTTGGTTCTAATGTGGGGGATTCTATTTCTATATTTCGTGATGCTGTTAATGTACTTTCTAAAGTATCCGGACTGTATATTCAAAAAAAATCTTCTCTTTATGAAACGGAACCTTGGGGAAAGATAGACCAAAACAAATTTTTAAATGCAGTCATTAAAGTTACTTATGAAGGCAATGTAGAACATTTATTATTGGAATTGTTAAAAATAGAGAAGCTATTTGGCAGAAAACGTATTATACACTGGGGACCTCGTACCTTAGATCTTGATTTGTTATATGGGGAGAATGTTGTCTGCCAAACAGCTCTGTTACAATTACCGCATCCTTATTTTTGGGATCGGCTTTTTGTGTTGATTCCTTTAGCAGAAATTACGCCTTCTTTTAGCTATCGAAATCAACTAATTATGGATAGAATTAATGAATTGGGGAATGTTGGTGTGATAAAGAAAGAAGGCTGCATTTGGTAA
- the ribE gene encoding 6,7-dimethyl-8-ribityllumazine synthase: MNIISGIYNDNSIRVGIVASRFNEIIVSKLIDGAVDGLSRHGVDLDTVDLAWVPGAFEVPLTAQKMAQSGRYDAVICLGAVIRGETDHYEHVASEVTKGIAQVALRADIPILYGILTTDTVEQALNRAGLKAGNKGFECAMDAIELTNLFKKLKK, translated from the coding sequence ATGAACATTATTTCAGGCATTTACAATGATAACTCCATTCGTGTAGGAATCGTAGCTTCTCGTTTTAATGAAATTATTGTATCTAAATTAATTGATGGAGCAGTTGATGGGCTTTCTCGTCATGGAGTAGATTTAGATACTGTAGATTTAGCTTGGGTTCCAGGGGCTTTCGAGGTTCCACTTACTGCACAAAAAATGGCTCAAAGCGGTCGTTATGATGCAGTAATTTGTTTAGGAGCTGTTATTCGAGGAGAAACAGATCATTATGAACATGTAGCTTCTGAAGTAACGAAAGGTATAGCACAGGTAGCTTTAAGGGCAGATATTCCTATTTTATATGGAATACTTACAACGGATACTGTAGAACAGGCTCTAAATCGTGCAGGGCTTAAAGCGGGAAATAAAGGATTTGAATGTGCAATGGATGCTATCGAATTAACTAATCTTTTTAAGAAATTAAAAAAATAA
- a CDS encoding DUF47 domain-containing protein — protein MSTKEEKFLESLRDYIKYCGRAGEILDSIMSEKVSSEEGFSALRNIKREGRTLQTQLIERLYKAFKTPSLANEARGLVVRLDLLINGSKDVANTLSIFDKGEKKPEGIVLMAKLNKHAVIELVKIINYTVDVTANYMKMEARCQKIYSMEERGDDTYRETLSDLFYKNNDVMYALRWKEILVDLESILDACAGIVPRFQRLISDM, from the coding sequence ATGAGTACAAAAGAAGAAAAATTTTTAGAATCTCTTCGTGATTATATCAAATATTGTGGAAGAGCAGGAGAAATTTTAGATTCTATTATGTCAGAAAAAGTGAGTTCTGAAGAAGGTTTTTCCGCTTTACGTAATATCAAAAGAGAAGGTCGTACTTTGCAAACGCAACTTATAGAGCGTTTATATAAAGCATTTAAAACACCGTCTTTGGCAAATGAAGCCAGAGGATTGGTTGTACGTTTAGATTTACTTATCAACGGTAGTAAAGATGTAGCTAATACACTGAGCATTTTTGATAAAGGAGAAAAAAAGCCGGAAGGTATTGTTTTAATGGCCAAATTAAATAAACATGCAGTGATAGAATTAGTAAAAATTATTAACTATACGGTAGATGTTACTGCAAATTATATGAAAATGGAGGCTCGCTGCCAAAAAATTTATTCTATGGAAGAACGTGGCGATGATACCTATAGAGAAACACTTAGTGACTTATTTTATAAAAACAATGATGTAATGTATGCACTTAGATGGAAAGAAATATTGGTGGATTTAGAAAGCATCTTAGATGCTTGCGCAGGTATTGTACCTCGTTTTCAACGACTTATTTCGGATATGTAA
- the folP gene encoding dihydropteroate synthase, producing the protein MNIIPVKRNYIWKDGKTLSIGNHALIMGILNVTPDSFSDGGNWNTKSQARIRTVQMIKEGAALIDVGAESTRPGSTPLSAKEEWERLIHFLPEVLKNTTVPLSVDTYHYENADKAMSLGAHIMNDIWGLQSDDGSMARVAAEHQCPVIVMHNQEKEYAEKDIIENMKCFFDKSIHIAQKFGIKDENIILDPGIGFGKTREQDLEVLQKMDQLVSDFSYPWLLAASRKRIVGNTLGITDPTQRDEGTGAISLWGIEHGCSMVRVHNVALNFRLIRMWEALHGVKGE; encoded by the coding sequence ATGAACATTATTCCGGTCAAAAGAAATTATATATGGAAAGATGGAAAAACACTTTCTATCGGTAATCACGCTCTTATTATGGGGATTCTTAATGTAACTCCGGATTCTTTTTCTGATGGAGGGAATTGGAATACAAAATCACAAGCAAGAATACGTACTGTTCAAATGATTAAAGAGGGCGCCGCTCTTATTGATGTGGGGGCGGAATCTACTCGTCCGGGAAGTACTCCACTTAGTGCAAAAGAAGAGTGGGAGCGATTAATACATTTTTTACCGGAAGTTTTAAAAAATACGACAGTTCCTTTATCCGTGGATACCTATCATTATGAAAATGCAGATAAAGCAATGTCTTTAGGTGCTCATATTATGAATGATATCTGGGGATTGCAAAGTGACGATGGCAGCATGGCACGCGTAGCTGCCGAACATCAATGTCCGGTTATTGTTATGCACAATCAAGAAAAAGAATATGCCGAAAAAGATATTATAGAAAACATGAAGTGTTTTTTTGATAAATCAATACATATTGCTCAAAAGTTTGGGATTAAAGATGAAAATATTATTTTAGACCCAGGTATTGGTTTTGGTAAAACCAGGGAACAAGATCTAGAAGTATTACAGAAAATGGATCAATTAGTTTCTGATTTTTCTTACCCTTGGCTTCTTGCAGCTAGTCGAAAACGTATTGTAGGAAATACCTTAGGGATTACAGATCCAACCCAAAGAGATGAAGGAACCGGTGCTATTTCATTATGGGGGATTGAACATGGATGTTCTATGGTACGAGTTCATAATGTGGCACTTAATTTCAGATTGATTCGTATGTGGGAAGCACTTCACGGTGTAAAAGGGGAATAA
- a CDS encoding PfkB family carbohydrate kinase has protein sequence MYSGYLASPKQIQIVEDAISRYKIKKSIIMIDPVMGDKGKLYKGYEHDMVLGMKHLISYADIIKPNYTEACFLCDIPEESTKIPTENTINILFENLRKKVHNNIITSIPTSNQMFRNIFWDGDKGEKGEVSFPLIPVKTYGTGDIFSSIIIAASLKQIPLSKAVAIATDFLNEVIKFTWEEKSNPLEGICFEQELSKLIQSMKQEDI, from the coding sequence ATTTATAGCGGATATTTAGCATCGCCAAAACAAATTCAAATTGTTGAAGATGCTATTTCTCGTTATAAAATAAAAAAATCTATTATAATGATTGATCCTGTTATGGGGGATAAAGGAAAACTCTATAAAGGTTATGAACATGACATGGTTTTAGGTATGAAGCATTTGATTTCCTATGCAGATATTATAAAACCTAATTATACAGAAGCTTGTTTTTTATGTGATATACCTGAAGAAAGTACTAAAATTCCCACTGAAAATACGATAAATATACTATTTGAGAATCTTAGGAAGAAAGTTCATAATAATATTATTACATCTATTCCCACTTCCAATCAGATGTTTCGTAATATATTTTGGGATGGTGATAAAGGAGAAAAAGGAGAAGTTTCTTTTCCTTTGATACCGGTTAAAACGTATGGTACCGGTGATATATTTAGTTCTATTATTATAGCGGCAAGTTTAAAACAAATTCCACTTTCTAAAGCAGTAGCTATTGCTACCGATTTTCTTAACGAGGTAATCAAATTTACATGGGAAGAAAAAAGCAATCCACTAGAAGGAATTTGTTTTGAACAAGAACTATCGAAACTAATTCAATCAATGAAACAGGAGGATATATGA
- the folB gene encoding dihydroneopterin aldolase, protein MDKIILKGMEFYAYHGVMKEEQRLGQRFIVDITMILSLQEAGETEVLSKTVNYAEVYELCKSIVMTSSVQLIERLAWLINKDVMHRYPQIAQVITTVHKPSAPVGGLFNDVSVTLEKVR, encoded by the coding sequence ATGGATAAAATTATCCTAAAAGGAATGGAGTTTTATGCCTATCACGGTGTAATGAAAGAAGAACAACGTTTAGGGCAACGTTTTATAGTAGATATTACTATGATTTTATCTTTGCAGGAAGCCGGAGAAACGGAAGTTTTATCAAAAACAGTAAACTATGCAGAAGTTTATGAACTTTGTAAAAGTATTGTAATGACAAGTTCAGTACAACTTATAGAACGTTTAGCATGGTTGATTAATAAAGATGTGATGCATAGATATCCACAGATAGCACAGGTCATTACAACCGTACATAAGCCGTCTGCACCGGTAGGAGGTTTATTTAATGATGTGTCTGTAACTTTAGAGAAAGTAAGATAA